The Penicillium psychrofluorescens genome assembly, chromosome: 2 nucleotide sequence AACCCGCCGCCGATCGTATCCTTCCCGATTCGTCCTTGCTTCGAACCGAACCGTGTTTAttttggttttcttttcgCTCGGGTGTGTCGGGGAGCGAGCGGGTCTTCGCGAGCCGAGTTGGGCTCCTCGCATGCCTCTTGCAGGGAAGGATTCTGTCTGCCTCAGGCTCAGAGGGACTGGCAGGCTATCCATCGATCGTGGAGCAGATTGGTTGATTATTTGGTTGGACATACAGATCCCGTACAACATCCGTTCTAGCGTTTATTACTGCTGCTTATTTCATGGTTCTTCGTCGCACTTAGGGCACATTTTTGCCCGGGTAAAGCCGCGgcgggggagggagggggggcTGTGCACCCACAGGGATGTGCGACATCAAGGGATGAACGGCATGCatgtcttttctttctctcattcCAACCCTTGATCGGCATCGCGTGGGAAAGTCAAGTTCGTCGCTCGCGTGCAGCTTTAGTTTCGCATGTGCGTTGGAAAAGGGCCCGTGTCCATGCAATCCACATGGAgtgcagcagccatgattTCATACCCTATCGTAATATAAAATAAACTACCTCCCCTCCTGCGAGGTGGGCTCTGGCAGTTTCATCCTCGCTTGGTTTTGGCTTGAAACACTGCCCATTACACCACTCCTCTCCACCACACACCATGGAGGTGAGTCTTGCATGCCTGGTTCTCCGGGGCCACATCTGACTTGGATATACTTGTAGGACCCCACCTGGCAAGACCACGACGCCGATGTGCTCCACGGCCTGATGCCCGGCTGTGAGACCATGACTTCCTTGCCCTCAGATCTGTTTGATCCATTCAAGAACTCCGGACTGCCCTTTGGAGACTCGCTGCTGGACGGCTATGACGGTCTCACCCCGCTGCACTCAGATCTGCCATACAAACACTCCGACCTAGATTTCGGAGACTCTCTGCTAGatctccacctccaacaacCTGAATTCTGGTCATCGGCTGGATCCTACGACCTTTACTCCTCGCAAtacaccaccacctcccaaGATGCCTGGAACCCGCTACAGATCACCGGTGTCCCCGCCAATAACCCGTGCTCTTCACTATCGCATATGAATGCCGATTTCTACTTttccaacaaccacaaccactACGGCCCGCCCTCGGAGTGCGAAAGCCAGTATATGAGCAGTCTGCACTCGGATTCGGGGTACGGTACCGCGAGCTGTGCCACGCCGTCCCTCGTGCCGTCCTCGTACGGCGTGGAGATGACTTCCAGTCCGTCACAGATGGATACCCAAGACCAAACGACATGTTTATTCAACCAGTCCTCACCCTCACACATGTATACCGGCTCGGTGAAATGCGAGTATCCGCGCTGTTCGTGGGTAGGCAAGTGTCTCTCCGACAAGAGGTACGGATCATTCTGCATCGTTTTTGATCAACTAcataaaataaaataaaaagaCTAACTCATAGCGCGAGCAGGAAACACAACGCCCGACACCAGAAGCGGTTCAAGTGCGACGAGCCGAACTGTTCCCGCAAAGAGGGCTTCGGGACGATCAACGACCTGGCCCGCCATAAGAAATGTGTGCACAACAAGGAGCCCGAGCGCGGGCCGAAGATGGTGTACGTGTGTCTGGGGACGAACTGCCCGCGTCCGAATAAGAAGTGGCCGCGCTTGGACAATTTCCGCCAACATCTGGCCCGGATGCAtggggatgaggatgccgatgTACTATTGAAGAGGTATGTGTGGATCTATTCAACTGGGTTTCGGTTGAAGATGGTTGGCTAACTGATGTTTATTTTAGATCTATGGATTGGTATGAGGCTTCCATCGCTTGCTCGGATACCCAGTCCGTCTCTCATAATGACGAGGACGGGAGGAAACGCAAGTTCGGGGCCCTGCGGTGACGGTGTGGAgcagatatatatatatatagagTAGTGTATTTGTGTATCGTTGTACTGTACGAGCAATGAGATTCGGCTATGTCGCCCTGGTAtctttcttgtcttcctTAAAGCAAATCAAATATATAGTTACAGGGAGGGGTGGTAGTTCTTAGAAAGAGCGGCTCATTTTTTGACGCCGGCCATCTCGCGAGCCTTTttctccagcacggccaCCTCTTCTGCGGCGGAGTTAGCATTTTCTCTACGGGAAAAAACCCGATTCGAGTAGAACATACCGTTCTTCTCGAGCTTCGACTCGTCCATCTCAAGCTTCATCCAGGTCTGGTAGATGACCTGGTAGGTGAAGACGGCGCCTAAGAACACCTTGGCGAAGGGGCCGGCGAATGTTCGGTATGCGGCCATCTAGAGCTATGTTAGAATATCAAATACGATGTTCGGAGTGCTAAACAACACAAAGATAAGAGGGGCAAGACATACACCTTGCTTGTAAGAGCTTGGTTGGGATGTGTTGCGCGCCGCGGTTGTGGAGGTGAAGGGCCGGGATTGCCTGAGAAGAGCACGGGGTCCTGACAACCGAAAGGCTGACCGCCAAAGAGACATGACCATTGATATCTGAACAGAGCCTCTTCGGCTCTCCGTGGCGTACGTTTTCCGGCGTTGTTGCTGTAGACGTTTTCCCTTATTCATGTCTGAGAAAGGGAGATGAGTCAGCCGTCACATGATATCAGTCCCATTGATTCTGGCAGGCCGCAGGAATGGAGCACCAGAACCGCCGGACCAGAACGCTTTCTCTGTCGTCTCCTCAGCACTCTCTCTGACACCTCCTGCCCTCATTTCGCCCGGCCatcccccctctctcccccgCATCAACTGGCCTTGATCTCCATCAAGAAGATGTTCCCAGCAGACAAAATGCCCTATTCACCCCCAAACCAGTCTAACTGGGCGCCCTCAATGGCCTCTTCAGGGCGGAATTGGGGTTGCCCATTATTGTCGCCCTTGACTCCGGAAAACGACAGTTgaggtggcccgtgcacgaCTCTAAAGATGCGGCCCCAAACGGGAAGGCGGTGGACACCGGCAATCCTGATGCCTATGGTGGCTCGTGCGCAGGACAAATCGCGCGAGTCACTTCCGCCCTTGGCCCATCACGCTACTACTGTCTTAACTACGTCCCGACTCCCCCCACGCTCTCTCTACCTGCTGCCAGCTGGATCATCGATTCAATCGGACATGCAGTCGTCTCTCGTGTCTGTCGTCCCCAGTGTCTAGCATTGTTTATCGTTGCGGGCGGTTCACGGTTCGAGACTTTGTTTTCTCACGCGTCGGCCCCCCCGTCCCTCTATTCGTCGGCCTCGACCCTCTCGCATCCTCAATCCATTTGAGCTCACCATCCTGACTTCGATTCATTGATCGGTGACTTGTCGCTCGGGGTACCGCGGGTGGATTGTTATCGCGGTGCACGGAGACCCGGGGCTCGGCGCAACCGGTCCCTTTTATCGCTGGGCGAGATCGGATCATCAATCAGTGCATGTATGTTCCCCATGCGCTTTTTGCTTGGTATTGTCGGACCTTGCAGACATATGATTGCCCTGAGATTGGGCATCCGGTCTGGTTCTTGATTTGCTGATATCCTTTTTGCCGACAGTGACCCCATTAAAAGATCGCCATTATGCCCTCTTATTCCAAGAAACGGGGcatcgaggagctcgaggaaCTCGTAAACAAATCCGACTCAAATGACGAAGACTACGACGATCACCAACCTCGCTCCACGGGGCGCGCAAAGTCTCGGTCGACACCGAAGAAGGCTAAGCGCTCGAAGAAACGGCAACGTCGGGGCTCGAGCGATGATGATCTCCTttccgaggacgacgatTTAGGAGGGGATAGCTCCTTCGAcgaagtggaagaagattCAGATGACCCGACTATCGAACGGAATGCCAGAGGCAGCAAGCGTCGTCAAACAACCCAGAAGCAGCTCTTGTACGCGGAACCATCTTctgatgaagaggatgaggcgaaggacgacgaggacgaggatgaggatgaggatgaggatgaggacgaggaggatgctgtTGCCTCTTCCCCacagaaaaagagcaaaGTGGTTTCTCTGAAAGTCCCACCGGAGGCCTTTGACAATAAACGGGTCACCCGTCAGCGTCGAGGAACCTCGGAAGATATGTATGCGCTGACCAATTCTGGCCACCACATGGAGACTGTTCGGCGTGGTACGCGCAGCCCTGAGACTGCACTTCTGCCACGGCACGGATCCAGGAGTAATCGAGCAGTCAAGCAACTTCCCGCCGATGAAGTGGACGAAGAAGTAAAAGTcgatcaagaagaggaagttGTGGAGGAAATCGTTCTTGAGGGTTCTCAGCCAGAGATCATGGAGAGTGACCCCGAGGCTGAAGGCGAAAAGGCGGATGCTGCGAtggccgacgatgagggtGTCGTTCCTGAATCCGATACAGTGGAAGCCAAGCCcgatgaagccgaagaggaggatgaggacgaggacgaaggTCCGGTAGTGCGACGGCGGTTGCGGCGGGCGTCAAAACAATtagcggaagaagaagatagCGCACAGGTGCGCCGGTCCGGCCGAAAGAAGCCCGCATCGCAGCGCAAGTCGAAGACCGAAGAGAGCGACTTCGAAcctgatgaagaagaagaggacgaagatgtGGTGTCAGAACCGGGTCCATCCCAAGGCTCGCCTCGCAAAAGtcacgccgaggaagaggaggacagCTCCACCAGCCGGCGTCCCGGTCTGCGCAAGCGAGGCTCTCGATCTCGTGGAGGTTCTGAAATCCCAGAAGCACTCGAGTTGGctgaagagctggaggacctGCGAGGTggtcgtcgacgtcgtcgcCTGCCGGAAATTATTCACGAGAAGCCTCGTCGCAACCGCAAGGATGTTGACTACCGCCTTATTCGGCCGGATCTGCTATTTCCTAtcgaggaggctgagaaCGAGATAAACGAATCTCCCTCTCGACGCGGtcgcggtggaggtggttcGAGCTGGCAGCGCACTCTATTCCCGACGTATGGCCCCTTTGGTGGTGCTGGCTCTTCCGCAATCCTTGGCCCTCCTGGTGCGCCTGCGGCCGCAGGAGGTGCTGATAGTGACAGCAGCGATGATGAGCCTGTGTCGCATCCCAAAGGTCCTCCTGGCCTGGCTTCTGGCGGTGGTATTGCTCCTCAAGGCCACTCCGGTGATGCTGGTCAAGGCGCCTCTGGTACCCCGGCCAACTtgggcaagatgaaggacaAGCAGGCTTTGGCCGATGCGGATCCCTTGGGAGTGGACATGAATGTCAACTTTGACAACGTTGGAGGCCTGCAGGGACACATTGACCAACTGAAGGAGATGGTTTCCCTCCCGCTCTTGTATCCGGAAATCTTCCAACGGTTCCACATTGTTCCCCCGCGGGGTGTGTTGTTCCATGGACCCCCTGGTACGGGAAAGACGCTTCTGGCTCGCGCTCTGGCGAACAGCGTCAGCTCCGAAGGCCGCAAGGTGACCTTCTACATGCGAAAGGGAGCGGATGCATTGAGCAAATGGGTCGGTGAAGCTGAGCGACAGCTTCGTCTCCTGTTTGACGAGGCTCGCAAAACGCAACCCAGTATCATTttcttcgacgagatcgatGGTAAGCAAAAAATCATCACTTGATTCATCCTTTTATCACTAACATGTTCGTTCTAGGGTTGGCTCCAGTGCGGTCAAGCAAACAGGAACAGATTCATGCCTCGATCGTTTCGACCCTCCTCGCGCTGATGGACGGCATGGACGGTCGTGGTCAAGTGATTGTCATCGGTGCTACTAATCGGCCGGACTCTGTTGACCCGGCCCTTCGCCGACCCGGCCGCTTTGACCGTGAATTCTACTTCCCGCTACCCAATGTGGAGGGTCGTCGTGCTATTCTTGACATCCATACCAAAGGCTGGGACCCGCCCCTTCCAGGAAACATCAAAGATGAACTTGCAGAAATCAGCAAGGGTTATGGTGGTGCAGATTTGCGCGCCCTTTGTACCGAGGCCGCCCTCAATGCGGTGCAGAGAAGGTACCCTCAAATCTACAAATCCGACAAGAAGCTCGTGATTGATCCGAAGACGATCGACGTGACCCCCAAGGATTTCATGATTGCAATCAAGAAGATGGTGCCCTCCTCGGAACGCTCTACTGCGTCCGGCGCATCCGCGCTGCCGAAGAACGTCGAGCCTCTGCTGCGCCGGCCATTACTCGACATCGAGGCATTGCTGTCAGAGATCCTGCCCCAGAAGAAACGACTCACTGCTCTGGAAGAAGCTCAATTTGAAGAGCCCGAGGATGCACATGGGTTCAGACACGAACAGATCATGTCCGAATTCGAACGATCGCGCGTTTTCCGGCCTCGGATGCTTCTTCGCGGTGTGCAGGGTATGGGCCAGCAGTACCTTGCGGCTGCCCTTCTGCATCATTTCGAGGGTCTCCATGTACAGGCGTTTGACCTTCCCACTCTCCTCAGCGACTCGACCCGCTCGCCTGAAGCAACCGTCATCCAACTCTTTGCGGAGGTCAAGAGACACAAGCCCAGTGTAATCTACATCCCGAACATTCAAATATGGTACGAGACCGTGGGTCCGGCTGTGCTCTCAACATTCATGGGTCTTCTACGATCGGTGCCGCCCACCGATCCCGTCCTACTCCTTGGAGTCCTCGAGGGGACAGGCGACGACTTGTTGATAGATGATGAGAGGCCGGCCGCTGACCAGATGGAACAAAGTCTATTGAAGACCCTGCCTGGTCCATTGAAGAACCTGTTTGGattctcgaagaagaacgTCTACGATCTCGACGCCCCTGACAATGCTGCGCGTTACGAGTTCTTCAACCCCATCATCGAATACGTCAAGACGCCGCCTGCCGGCTTCCCCGACCCCGAGAAACGCAAAAAGCGA carries:
- a CDS encoding uncharacterized protein (ID:PFLUO_002887-T1.cds;~source:funannotate) codes for the protein MPSYSKKRGIEELEELVNKSDSNDEDYDDHQPRSTGRAKSRSTPKKAKRSKKRQRRGSSDDDLLSEDDDLGGDSSFDEVEEDSDDPTIERNARGSKRRQTTQKQLLYAEPSSDEEDEAKDDEDEDEDEDEDEDEEDAVASSPQKKSKVVSLKVPPEAFDNKRVTRQRRGTSEDMYALTNSGHHMETVRRGTRSPETALLPRHGSRSNRAVKQLPADEVDEEVKVDQEEEVVEEIVLEGSQPEIMESDPEAEGEKADAAMADDEGVVPESDTVEAKPDEAEEEDEDEDEGPVVRRRLRRASKQLAEEEDSAQVRRSGRKKPASQRKSKTEESDFEPDEEEEDEDVVSEPGPSQGSPRKSHAEEEEDSSTSRRPGLRKRGSRSRGGSEIPEALELAEELEDLRGGRRRRRLPEIIHEKPRRNRKDVDYRLIRPDLLFPIEEAENEINESPSRRGRGGGGSSWQRTLFPTYGPFGGAGSSAILGPPGAPAAAGGADSDSSDDEPVSHPKGPPGLASGGGIAPQGHSGDAGQGASGTPANLGKMKDKQALADADPLGVDMNVNFDNVGGLQGHIDQLKEMVSLPLLYPEIFQRFHIVPPRGVLFHGPPGTGKTLLARALANSVSSEGRKVTFYMRKGADALSKWVGEAERQLRLLFDEARKTQPSIIFFDEIDGLAPVRSSKQEQIHASIVSTLLALMDGMDGRGQVIVIGATNRPDSVDPALRRPGRFDREFYFPLPNVEGRRAILDIHTKGWDPPLPGNIKDELAEISKGYGGADLRALCTEAALNAVQRRYPQIYKSDKKLVIDPKTIDVTPKDFMIAIKKMVPSSERSTASGASALPKNVEPLLRRPLLDIEALLSEILPQKKRLTALEEAQFEEPEDAHGFRHEQIMSEFERSRVFRPRMLLRGVQGMGQQYLAAALLHHFEGLHVQAFDLPTLLSDSTRSPEATVIQLFAEVKRHKPSVIYIPNIQIWYETVGPAVLSTFMGLLRSVPPTDPVLLLGVLEGTGDDLLIDDERPAADQMEQSLLKTLPGPLKNLFGFSKKNVYDLDAPDNAARYEFFNPIIEYVKTPPAGFPDPEKRKKRKLEELEVAPPPPPKAETPLTKEQMKAQKKKDRQTLNLLKIRIQPIMDQIKKYKRFRAGVIEESQIRYLWEEEDPNIVTSDLPPEEQALHRPYEKAYDKHGVPGLREVATNKFFYNMEIVTMEKRLSNGYYKRPTDFLADIKRIAKDARQFHDQERLLRANELLSNVEVDISTIEQTEPALVAECENVYARELAREKEAAERARRAAEAEEREATSHFGTGNVPHGNTESAPSTGPVHLGEWFSGDGARPVTPTRKPNVSFSNGYRQGGGSDLNDTAAHGGLSNGSHEDEDGDVFMANPEGNSGSKETQTSSFGPSAQPKPPYSYTAPSQQLRRESGLSSLPQDSPITPMAPGSQPADYTNEASTTQTTSDKKSSEQSSNQHHPHSPNAAQGMRHDGPDLSLYPDRVSQEEHLPDTQQGGSQFSPPRADAAQSEHSVLNGSQSQPKPQPPLFDAPSKPGSNGPSDLQSLLNDEPSPKLIIDPSYVESLHEQLTQRTSGCTVEQLEQISTNLMDYVWRMRGEWNRTVVATGITETFNAVLEDIQSLQEIGPISQKTKEQLWNARSRM
- a CDS encoding uncharacterized protein (ID:PFLUO_002886-T1.cds;~source:funannotate), with amino-acid sequence MSLWRSAFRLSGPRALLRQSRPFTSTTAARNTSQPSSYKQGMAAYRTFAGPFAKVFLGAVFTYQVIYQTWMKLEMDESKLEKNEEVAVLEKKAREMAGVKK
- a CDS encoding uncharacterized protein (ID:PFLUO_002885-T1.cds;~source:funannotate), with amino-acid sequence MEDPTWQDHDADVLHGLMPGCETMTSLPSDLFDPFKNSGLPFGDSLLDGYDGLTPLHSDLPYKHSDLDFGDSLLDLHLQQPEFWSSAGSYDLYSSQYTTTSQDAWNPLQITGVPANNPCSSLSHMNADFYFSNNHNHYGPPSECESQYMSSLHSDSGYGTASCATPSLVPSSYGVEMTSSPSQMDTQDQTTCLFNQSSPSHMYTGSVKCEYPRCSWVGKCLSDKRKHNARHQKRFKCDEPNCSRKEGFGTINDLARHKKCVHNKEPERGPKMVYVCLGTNCPRPNKKWPRLDNFRQHLARMHGDEDADVLLKRSMDWYEASIACSDTQSVSHNDEDGRKRKFGALR